The proteins below are encoded in one region of Oncorhynchus clarkii lewisi isolate Uvic-CL-2024 chromosome 33, UVic_Ocla_1.0, whole genome shotgun sequence:
- the LOC139392909 gene encoding DEP domain-containing protein 4 → MPAAVKPQQRRSYVTSFFTMAADLTPRFRRLNSQTRSLRENVQPGFSGPFHATQLWHNIIQALHTQVEVRRRRRHLCVHPDCFTGSDAVDAVLSYLMQNVFFCASEVSRLKAARLCQALMEAKVFEAVGTKLFRRDKDATFEDTGCSLYRFQDCSSLPGSARKAGKNGDTENMAPEDLVRKRKKGSRLIELRTISNPLVLGPSDRRVERLLKIINLQPSLPKAITKAPTTIFLSKTVVEEVWKQQTLLQLLQTVELPVLDCILATPTRGAQPHPQAAALQLLQSHHQDLVISNTCLDRELPQTLNLPELDAWLVAAADCLELFPDQLIVLAGEHLLQQGSTTEGAERLAGQKKLLFDTMAKHYGGQERSPLLTGRYLDIHTAVLDLLDCGKVDDAVRAYQLCLHLLEPAGRDELRRLLAFMATAAHPDACRLHKQTDNRALISRTFLKAIVQNKELSRTQSERLLLFLMDNHTQLFKTPTSLIDAVRRTLQILQQGRDPNNIAMFTFCQQVSLQQYEDQCEVATLESLKQLIRDISLSKALSVKERRRLVKEFQKHHPIVFLQHFSSTF, encoded by the exons atgccagCCGCGGTTAAACCTCAACAAAGAAGAAGCTACGTCACATCCTTTTTCACCATGGCGGCTGATTTAACTCCGAGGTTTAGACGATTGAACAGTCAAACACGGAGCCTTCGTGAAAATGTTCAACCAG GATTCTCTGGGCCCTTCCACGCTACACAGCTGTGGCACAACATCATCCAGGCGCTGCATACACAGGTGGAGGTGCGAAGACGGCGGCGCCACCTGTGTGTGCACCCTGACTGCTTCACAGGCTCGGATGCAGTAGACGCTGTGCTCAGCTACTTGATGCAGAATGTCTTCTTCTGTGCCAGCGAGGTGTCACGCCTCAAGGCCGCCAGGCTCTGCCAGGCGCTCATGGAGGCCAAGGTGTTTGAGGCGGTGGGGACCAAGCTGTTCCGCCGGGACAAGGACGCCACTTTCGAGGACACGGGCTGCAGCCTCTACCGTTTCCAGGACTGCAGCTCGCTGCCCGGCTCAGCCAGGAAGGCTGGAAAGAATGGGGACACTGAGAACATGGCCCCAGAGGACTtagtgaggaagaggaagaaaggcTCTAG acTGATTGAGCTGAGGACCATCTCCAATCCCCTGGTGCTGGGCCCCTCAGACCGGAGGGTAGAGAGGCTGCTGAAGATCATCAACCTGCAGCCCTCCCTCCCTAAAGCCATTACCAAAGCCCCCACCACCATCTTCCTTTCAAAGACAG tggtggaggaggtgtggaaGCAGCAGACGTTGCTTCAGCTGCTGCAGACGGTGGAGCTACCCGTGCTGGACTGTATCCTGGCGACTCCGACCCGGGGGGCCCAGCCCCACCCACAGGCTGCCGCCCTGCAGCTGCTGCAGAGCCACCACCAGGACCTGGTCATCTCCAACACCTGCCTGGACCGTGAGCTGCCCCAGACCCTCAACCTTCCCGA GCTGGACGCATGGCTGGTGGCAGCCGCTGACTGCCTGGAGCTCTTCCCTGACCAGCTGATCGTGTTGGCGGGGGAGCACCTCCTCCAGCAGGGCAGTACCACAGAGGGGGCAGAGAGGCTGGCCGGCCAGAAGAAACTGCTGTTTGACACCATGGCCAAGCACTACGGAGGCCAGGAGAGGTCCCCGCTGCTCACCGGACGCTACCTGGATATCCACACGGCCGTACTGGACCTGCTGG actGTGGGAAGGTGGATGATGCTGTCAGGGCCTATCAGCTGTGTCTGCATCTGTTGGAGCCTGCTGGGAGAGATGAGCTGAGGAGGCTCCTGGCCTTCATGGCCACAGCAGCCCATCCGGATGCATGCCGTCTGCACAAACAG ACAGACAACAGGGCCCTGATCAGCAGGACATTTCTGAAGGCCATCGTGCAGAATAAAGAGCTATCTCGTACCCAGAGCGAGAGGCTGCTGCTGTTTCTGATGGACAACCACACTCAGCTCTTTAAG ACCCCCACATCGCTGATTGATGCTGTGAGGAGAACACTGCAAATCCTGCAGCAAGGAAGAGATCCGAACAACATTGCGA TGTTTACGTTCTGCCAGCAGGTGTCACTGCAGCAGTATGAGGATCAGTGCGAGGTGGCCACCCTGGAGAGCCTGAAGCAGCTGATCAGGGACATCAGCCTGAGCAAGGCCCTGTCTgtcaaggagaggaggaggctggtCAAGGAGTTCCAGAAGCACCATCCCATAGTCTTCCTCCAGCACTTCTCCTCCACTTTCTAG
- the LOC139392809 gene encoding SCY1-like protein 2 yields MESMLNKLKSTVTKVTADMTSAVMGNPVTREFEVGRHIASGGPGMCWRIYNGTKKSTKQEVAVFVFDKKMVEKYQKFDKDQIIESLKRGVQQLTRLRHPRLLTVQHPLEESRDCLAFCTEPVFASLSNVLGQWDNLPSPVPTDIKDYKLYDVETKYGLLQISEGLSFLHSGVKMVHGNLCLENVILNKSGAWKIMGFDFSISSTNPSDAEPKYSCKEWEPNLPPLCLPNPEYLAPEYILSVSCDAASDMYSLGVMMHAVFNEGKPVFQVNKHDIFKSFSRQLDQLSRLSPTMLNKIPEEVREHVKMLLSVTPNVRPDADQMTKIPFFDDVGAVTLAYFDSLFQRDNLQKSQFYKNLPKVLPKLPKRVVVYRILPALASEFVNPDMVPFVLPNVLLIAEECTKDEYVRLILPDLSPVFKQQEPVQASNMILLIFLQKMDLLLTKTPPEDIKNSVLPMVYRALEAPSIQIQELCLNIIPTFANLIEYPSMKNALIPRIKSACLQTSSLAVRVNSLVCLGKILEYLDKWYVIDEILPFLQQIPSREPAVLMGVLGIYKCTFSHKKLGIPKEHLAAKSLPHLVSLSIDNNLNLNQFNSFMAVIKDMLTRMEAEHKTKLEQLHSMQEQQRSMNINTSQTNQSEETKRTPSPGNQIDDVFGGSSGSAGVNGKANGNLASAPQLNRMSLTLEEKQRLAKEQEQAAKLRNQPALAPQSIKPATPSTQVAKDLTSCLLNNMTSLGSLSLTSPPRPGLIQGSTISAYPSTTPMGSMASNGYNPTMGFQTGGQGMRPPGPGLYGGMATTTSTPNFGALTHNQGSTNTPDMSALDSLFTSNKPKVSLNQMAPPKPTPGTTATPWLNQFGSAQPSQTAPMQGAPLAMGGVTSGFGMQANPFFSPQNFSQPTAAPVMNAGGGLRHSSSVNNDLKDLFG; encoded by the exons ATGGAGTCCATGCTGAACAAGCTCAAGAGCACTGTCACCAAGGTGACGGCCGACATGACCAGCGCCGTCATGGGCAACCCGGTGACGCGTGAATTTGAAGTGGGCCGTCACATCGCCAGTGGCGGGCCCGGCATGTGCTGGAGGATCTACAACGGAACCAAGAAGTCAACCAAACAG GAGgtggctgtgtttgtgtttgataaAAAGATGGTGGAGAAGTATCAGAAGTTTGACAAGGACCAGATCATTGAGTCTCTAAAGAGAGGTGTGCAGCAGCTCACCAGACTGCGTCATCCTCGTCTGCTCACTGTCCAGCACCCACTGGAGGAGTCGAG ggaCTGCCTGGCGTTCTGTACAGAGCCAGTGTTTGCCAGTCTGTCCAATGTGCTGGGTCAGTGGGACAACCTGCCCAGCCCCGTGCCCACAGACATCAAGGACTACAAGCTGTACGACGTGGAGACCAAGTATGGCCTGTTGCAG ATCTCGGAGGGCTTGTCATTCCTACACAGCGGGGTGAAGATGGTCCATGGGAACCTGTGTCTGGAGAACGTCATCCTCAACAAGAGCGGAGCCTGGAAGATCATGGGCTTTGACTTCAGCATCTCCTCCACCAACCCCTCCGATGCCGAG ccCAAGTATTCCTGTAAGGAGTGGGAGCCCAACCTGCCGCCGCTCTGCCTGCCCAACCCAGAGTATCTGGCCCCCGAGTACATCCTGTCGGTGAGCTGCGACGCCGCCTCGGACATGTACTCGCTGGGCGTGATGATGCACGCCGTCTTCAACGAGGGCAAGCCCGTGTTCCAGGTCAACAAGCACGACATCTTCAAGAGCTTCAGCCGACAGCTGGACCAG CTCAGCAGACTGAGCCCCACCATGTTGAATAAGATTCCTGAGGAGGTGAGAGAGCACGTCAAGATGCTGCTGAGTGTCACGCCCAACGTCCGGCCTGACGCTGACCAGATGACCAAG ATCCCCTTCTTTGATGACGTGGGGGCGGTGACGCTGGCCTACTTTGACTCCCTCTTCCAGAGGGACAACCTGCAGAAGTCCCAGTTCTACAAAAACCTGCCCAAGGTCTTGCCCAAGCTACCCAAG AGAGTGGTGGTGTATCGTATCCTCCCAGCCCTCGCCTCAGAGTTTGTGAACCCAGACATGGTGCCGTTCGTCCTGCCCAACGTGCTGCTGATCGCAGAGGAGTGTACCAAGGACGAGTACGTCAGACTCATCCTGCCGGACCTCAGCCCTGTGTTCAAGCAGCAGGAGCCtgtccag GCAAGCAATATG ATCCTGCTGATCTTCCTGCAAAAGATGGACCTGCTGCTGACCAAGACCCCACCGGAGGACATTAAGAACAGCGTTCTGCCCATGGTCTACAGAGCCCTGGAGGCCCCCTCCATCCAGATACAG GAGCTGTGTTTGAACATAATCCCTACCTTCGCCAACCTGATTGAGTATCCCTCCATGAAGAACGCACTCATCCCCCGCATCAAGTCTGCCTGTCTACAGACCTCCTCACTTGCA gtgagggTGAACTCCCTGGTGTGCCTGGGGAAGATTCTGGAGTACCTGGACAAATGGTACGTCATTGACGAGATCCTTCCCTTCCTGCAACAGATCCCCTCCAGAGAACCAGCCGTACTCATGGGGGTTCTAG GGATCTACAAGTGTACCTTCTCCCATAAGAAACTGGGCATCCCCAAAGAGCACCTAGCTGCCAAGAGTCTGCCTCATCTAGTCTCGCTCAGTATAGACAACAACCTCAACCTCAATCAG tttaACTCCTTCATGGCTGTGATCAAAGACATGCTGACTCGTATGGAGGCAGAGCACAAGACCAAACTGGAGCAGCTACACAGCATGCAGGAACAACAGAG GAGTATGAATATTAATACCAGTCAGACCAACCAATCGGAAGAGACGAAGCGCACCCCCAGCCCtggcaaccag ATTGATGATGTCTTTGGAGGGAGTTCTGGGAGTGCAGGGGTTAATGGGAAAGCGAACGGAAACTTGGCATCAGCTCCCCAACTCAACAGA atGTCTCTGACTCTGGAGGAGAAGCAGCGGTTAGCCAAGGAGCAGGAACAGGCAGCCAAACTAAGAAACCAGCCAGCACTAGCCCCCCAGAGTATCAAACCAGCTACTCCTTCTACCCAGGta GCCAAGGACCTGACCAGCTGCCTGCTGAACAATATGACATCCCTGGGCAGCCTGTCCCTCACCTCTCCCCCCAGACCAGGCCTCATCCAGGGCAGCACCATCTCAGCCTACCCCTCCACCACCCCCATGGGCTCTATGGCCAGCAACGGCTACAACCCAACCATGGGCTTCCAGACAGGGGGGCAGGGCATGCGGCCCCCCGGCCCCGGCCTCTACGGAGGGATGGCCACCACCACCAGCACCCCTAACTTTGGCGCCCTGACCCACAACCAAGGGAGTACCAACACCCCTGACATGTCTGCCTTGGACTCCTTGTTCACTTCCAACAAGCCCAAAGTCAGCCTCAACCAAATGGCTCCTCCCAAGCCCACCCCTGGGACCACCGCCACCCCCTGGCTTAATCAGTTTGGTTCAGCCCAGCCCAGTCAGACTGCCCCGATGCAGGGCGCGCCATTAGCCATGGGAGGGGTGACCAGCGGGTTCGGGATGCAGGCCAACCCTTTCTTCAGCCCGCAGAACTTCTCTCAGCCCACGGCCGCTCCCGTAATGAACGCGGGTGGTGGGCTCAGACACAGTTCGTCCGTCAACAACGACCTGAAAGACCTATTTGGCTGA